From one Actinomyces sp. Marseille-P3109 genomic stretch:
- a CDS encoding Gfo/Idh/MocA family protein, which produces MTNKRILGIGVISLGWMGRLHARSYRAIAERFPELGVVPRLVAAADPVDQVRQEAVDNLGFERAYADYRELLADPEVEAVSICAPNFLHHEMALEAVKAGKPFWIEKPMGVSAAQSREIAQAAEKADLVTAVGFNYRHTPAIEYMRSLVRGGELGRITNVRVWFIADYNSSPLGPLTWRASREKAGAGVVPDLMSHGADLAQYIVGRIASVTAVTDTFITERPIPTKMGIGHSGFEIGDEVGPVENEDYVSMLVRFEDGTVGTMESSRVSVGPRAEYVVEVYGTKGSARWNFERLNELEICPVLDGGASHGYTRAMAGPQWGQWQRFQPAIGTSMGFDDMKAIEAAQFIESIITGEQLAPSAADAWCAAEVDEAVVASAADGQWHEIPRVEGRTTFDA; this is translated from the coding sequence ATGACCAACAAGAGAATACTGGGCATCGGAGTCATCTCCCTGGGGTGGATGGGACGGCTTCATGCCCGCAGCTACCGCGCCATCGCCGAGCGCTTCCCCGAGCTGGGTGTGGTCCCACGTCTGGTCGCAGCCGCAGACCCGGTGGACCAGGTGCGCCAGGAGGCGGTGGACAACCTGGGTTTCGAACGCGCCTACGCCGACTACCGCGAGCTGCTGGCCGACCCCGAGGTGGAGGCCGTCTCCATCTGCGCCCCCAACTTCCTCCACCACGAGATGGCCCTGGAGGCCGTCAAGGCCGGCAAGCCCTTCTGGATCGAGAAGCCCATGGGGGTCAGCGCCGCGCAGTCCCGCGAGATCGCCCAGGCCGCCGAGAAGGCGGACCTCGTCACCGCCGTCGGCTTCAATTACCGCCACACCCCGGCGATCGAGTACATGCGCTCCCTGGTGCGGGGCGGCGAGCTCGGCCGCATCACCAACGTGCGCGTCTGGTTCATCGCCGACTACAACTCCTCACCCCTGGGCCCCCTGACCTGGCGGGCCTCGAGGGAGAAGGCCGGGGCCGGCGTCGTCCCCGACCTCATGAGCCACGGGGCGGACCTGGCCCAGTACATCGTGGGACGCATCGCCTCGGTCACGGCGGTCACCGACACCTTCATCACCGAGCGCCCCATCCCCACCAAGATGGGCATCGGACACTCCGGCTTCGAGATCGGCGATGAGGTTGGCCCAGTGGAGAACGAGGACTACGTCTCCATGCTGGTGCGCTTCGAGGACGGCACCGTGGGCACCATGGAGTCCTCCCGCGTCAGCGTCGGCCCGCGCGCCGAGTACGTCGTCGAGGTCTACGGCACGAAGGGCTCAGCCCGGTGGAACTTCGAGCGCCTCAACGAGCTGGAGATCTGCCCCGTGCTCGACGGCGGAGCCTCCCACGGCTACACCCGCGCCATGGCCGGTCCCCAGTGGGGTCAGTGGCAGCGCTTCCAGCCGGCCATCGGCACCTCCATGGGTTTCGACGACATGAAGGCCATCGAGGCGGCGCAGTTCATCGAGTCGATCATCACCGGAGAGCAGCTCGCCCCCTCGGCCGCCGACGCCTGGTGCGCCGCGGAGGTCGACGAGGCCGTCGTCGCCTCGGCCGCCGACGGCCAGTGGCATGAGATTCCCCGCGTCGAGGGCCGGACCACTTTCGACGCCTGA